A stretch of the Pirellulales bacterium genome encodes the following:
- a CDS encoding prenyltransferase/squalene oxidase repeat-containing protein, translating to MITMPQAGTNRDGKRCSATCSRCAKTRSLVGVGKSLRLLPVGLLAIVVAYGALQPQRTHAQFTPKSPKVMELVNSGVKFLEETPDSRVGAEALIGLTLLKAEVKADHPLIQKALISVRRIRSDSGALQTQDVYTVGLCVIFLVELDPVACKADIETMLAHLLSLQKGHGGWGYPQRPTGDTSMTQYGVLAMWEAEHAGFKVPLEPWEKVANWLMRTQDPSGAWGYQGNDPGNFNLVTQPEIRHSMVAAGLGSLYICADRFQYRRAVYDPNAGLPVALQRVKKTPTQQAPKAIATRIDLSRMGQALDLGDAWMREHYQIDPGQYQHYFMYAFERYQSFRELSATTPFQPAHWYDDGVYLLERTKGSDGGWTGQTGPSTDTAFSLLFLLRSSKKSIEKAHHLGPGTLITGRGLPDGTDIELRMGQVRPKPLSGPAEQLLAAIEDPGHPDYLRAVEGLEDKVSQAPPAELGKLASKLRALAGADTAGARAAAVYTLGKTRDFDSAPVIIAALSDPDDDVFIAAEEALKFMSRTISEPSEEGITENRRANAVRKWRKWFTSIRPNAHLDE from the coding sequence ATGATCACCATGCCTCAGGCCGGCACAAATCGAGACGGCAAACGCTGTTCGGCGACCTGCTCTCGTTGCGCGAAGACCAGGAGCCTGGTTGGGGTTGGCAAATCGTTGCGGCTGCTTCCCGTCGGCTTGCTGGCGATTGTCGTTGCCTACGGAGCGTTACAACCGCAACGGACTCACGCGCAGTTCACGCCAAAATCGCCTAAGGTCATGGAACTGGTCAATTCGGGCGTGAAATTCTTGGAAGAGACCCCCGACTCGCGTGTGGGGGCCGAAGCCTTGATTGGGTTGACGTTGCTCAAAGCCGAGGTGAAGGCCGATCATCCCCTGATTCAAAAGGCGCTAATATCCGTACGGCGCATCCGATCCGATTCGGGCGCCCTGCAAACGCAGGATGTATACACGGTCGGCCTGTGCGTCATTTTCCTGGTCGAGCTCGATCCGGTGGCGTGCAAGGCCGACATCGAAACGATGCTGGCGCACCTGTTGTCGCTGCAAAAAGGGCACGGCGGCTGGGGCTACCCGCAGCGCCCGACCGGCGACACGTCGATGACGCAGTACGGCGTGCTGGCGATGTGGGAGGCCGAGCACGCCGGCTTCAAGGTGCCGCTCGAGCCGTGGGAGAAAGTGGCCAACTGGTTGATGCGTACGCAAGATCCCAGCGGCGCTTGGGGGTATCAAGGAAATGACCCCGGCAATTTCAACCTCGTTACTCAACCCGAGATTCGCCACAGCATGGTGGCCGCAGGACTGGGCAGCCTGTACATCTGCGCGGATCGCTTTCAATATCGGCGAGCAGTGTACGACCCGAACGCCGGCCTGCCGGTGGCGCTGCAACGCGTCAAGAAAACACCGACGCAGCAAGCACCCAAAGCGATCGCCACGCGCATCGATCTGTCGCGCATGGGGCAGGCGCTCGATCTGGGGGACGCTTGGATGCGCGAGCACTACCAGATCGATCCCGGTCAGTACCAGCATTACTTCATGTACGCGTTCGAACGTTATCAGAGTTTTCGCGAGCTATCGGCCACAACGCCGTTTCAGCCAGCGCATTGGTATGACGATGGCGTCTACCTCTTGGAAAGAACCAAAGGGAGCGACGGAGGTTGGACGGGACAAACCGGCCCATCGACGGACACGGCATTTTCCCTGCTATTTCTGCTGCGCTCCAGCAAGAAGAGCATCGAAAAGGCGCATCACCTCGGCCCCGGCACCTTGATCACCGGCCGTGGCCTGCCCGATGGAACCGATATCGAGTTGCGGATGGGCCAGGTGCGGCCGAAGCCGCTTTCAGGTCCGGCCGAGCAGTTGCTGGCCGCGATTGAGGATCCCGGCCATCCAGACTACTTGCGCGCGGTGGAAGGCCTGGAGGACAAAGTCTCGCAGGCGCCCCCGGCCGAATTAGGAAAGCTGGCTTCGAAGCTGCGCGCCCTGGCGGGAGCTGATACGGCCGGTGCCCGGGCCGCCGCAGTTTACACGCTAGGCAAGACTCGCGATTTCGACAGTGCGCCGGTGATCATCGCGGCCCTCTCCGACCCGGATGACGATGTCTTCATCGCGGCCGAAGAGGCGCTAAAATTCATGAGCCGCACGATCAGCGAGCCCAGCGAAGAAGGCATTACCGAAAATCGTCGCGCGAATGCCGTGCGCAAATGGCGCAAATGGTTTACGTCGATCCGTCCCAACGCCCATCTGGACGAATAA
- a CDS encoding SpoIIE family protein phosphatase: MASLQVLKGMTPGVQFPLDGDRAILGRHPDCDIVLDVGAVSRQHAQILLIEADFYVEDLKSRNGTFVNGQQIHDRHRLEDNDRIKICDLLFTFHRGKRAGEPGGVAPALAEVVDDVIGTSGSTVMTKLEMAKARESQRFSVNAEAKLKALIEINNSVASAISVDQVLPKVLDSLFKVFLQADRGFIVLQERENGPLIPKAVKHRRPGDEETIRISRTIVSQVMQGKEAILSADAASDERFDSSQSIADFRIRSMMCAPLVDSTGRALGAIQIDTLDQRSRFQTDDLEVLASVAGQAAFAIENAQLHEAAMRQQQFEHDLQLAHKVQQGFLPSGPPRVEGYDFFDFYEPANQVGGDYFDYVPLPGGRMAMILADVSGKGISAALLTAKLSSEARYCLASEPTPAAAVTRLNANFSASGWEDHFITIVVAVLELETHQVCLVNGGHMAPFLRSAEGRIEEVGSDEAGLPIGVDADYQYSQFLFDLKPGDSLTLFTDGFSEAMDATNELYGMPRLRNRLAAPAKGVQQLGALLLADVKTFVGQRAQSDDMCLVCFGRQKS; the protein is encoded by the coding sequence ATGGCCTCATTACAAGTCCTTAAGGGGATGACACCCGGCGTCCAGTTTCCGCTTGATGGCGATCGCGCCATTCTCGGGCGACATCCGGATTGCGACATCGTGCTCGACGTCGGCGCCGTGAGCCGGCAGCACGCGCAAATCCTGCTGATCGAGGCGGATTTCTACGTCGAGGATCTGAAAAGCCGGAACGGCACGTTCGTGAACGGCCAGCAGATTCACGACCGTCACCGGCTCGAAGATAACGATCGCATCAAGATTTGCGATCTGCTGTTCACCTTCCACCGCGGCAAGCGGGCGGGCGAGCCCGGCGGCGTCGCCCCGGCCCTAGCCGAGGTCGTGGATGACGTGATCGGTACCTCGGGCTCGACCGTGATGACGAAGCTCGAAATGGCCAAGGCCCGCGAATCACAACGATTCTCGGTCAATGCCGAGGCCAAGCTCAAGGCCCTGATCGAAATCAATAACAGCGTCGCCTCGGCCATTTCGGTCGATCAGGTGCTGCCAAAGGTCCTCGACAGCCTGTTCAAGGTGTTCCTGCAGGCCGACCGTGGGTTTATCGTCCTGCAAGAACGCGAGAACGGTCCGCTGATTCCCAAGGCGGTGAAGCATCGCCGCCCCGGCGACGAAGAAACGATTCGCATCAGCCGCACGATTGTCAGCCAGGTGATGCAGGGTAAAGAGGCCATTCTCTCGGCCGATGCCGCCAGCGACGAGCGGTTCGATTCCAGCCAGAGCATTGCCGACTTTCGCATCCGCTCGATGATGTGCGCTCCGCTAGTCGATAGTACCGGACGAGCGCTCGGTGCGATCCAGATCGACACGCTCGATCAGCGCAGCCGCTTTCAGACCGACGATCTGGAAGTGTTAGCGAGCGTAGCCGGCCAGGCGGCCTTTGCGATCGAGAACGCGCAACTGCATGAAGCCGCGATGCGGCAGCAGCAGTTCGAGCACGATTTGCAACTGGCGCACAAGGTTCAGCAAGGATTCTTGCCCAGCGGTCCGCCGCGCGTCGAGGGGTATGACTTCTTCGATTTTTATGAACCGGCCAACCAGGTCGGCGGCGATTATTTCGACTATGTGCCACTGCCCGGCGGACGCATGGCAATGATCCTGGCGGACGTGTCCGGCAAGGGCATCTCGGCAGCTCTGCTGACGGCCAAGCTATCAAGCGAAGCCCGCTATTGTCTGGCCAGCGAGCCAACCCCGGCCGCGGCGGTGACTCGGCTGAACGCAAATTTCAGCGCTAGCGGTTGGGAAGATCATTTCATCACGATCGTCGTGGCGGTGCTGGAACTGGAGACGCACCAGGTATGCCTCGTCAACGGCGGCCACATGGCACCGTTTTTGCGCAGTGCCGAGGGGCGTATTGAAGAAGTCGGCAGCGACGAGGCCGGCCTGCCGATAGGCGTCGACGCCGACTACCAGTATTCGCAATTCCTGTTCGACTTGAAACCAGGCGACTCGCTGACGCTATTCACTGATGGTTTCAGCGAAGCGATGGATGCCACGAACGAGCTCTATGGCATGCCGCGACTGCGGAATCGTCTGGCCGCGCCGGCCAAGGGAGTTCAACAACTGGGCGCCCTCTTGCTGGCCGACGTAAAGACATTTGTCGGCCAGCGGGCCCAAAGCGACGATATGTGCCTGGTCTGTTTCGGCCGGCAAAAAAGCTAG